One Funiculus sociatus GB2-C1 genomic window, GCTGGTTCTGTCGGATTCCAGGTAAGATTAGGCTGACCTCCAGCTGCGATCGCTACCACCATTGTTTCTCCCACGGCACGCGAAATTCCCAAAATGTACGCCGCCGATATCCCGGAAATAGCGGCTGGTAATACAACTCGCAACGCTGTCTGCAAGCGGGTGGCCCCCATTGCATAGGAACCCTCGCGCAAATTCACAGGTACCGCACGCATGGCATCTTCACTCAGAGAACTGACATAAGGAATAATCATTACGCCGATCACTAGCCCAGCGCTCAACATATTAAACCCAGGCAAATCGGGATACACCTTCTGCAACAACGGGGTAACGAACAAAAATGCAAAATAACCGTAAACAACTGTCGGAATGCCTGCCAGTAATTCTAAGGCTGGTTTAACCACCTCTCGCACTCGCGGTTTAGCAAATTCGCTCAGATAAATAGCTGCAATAGTACCCAGCGGCACTGCTAGTAACAACGCCACTGCTGTAGTAACTAAAGTTCCTGAAATCAGGGGCAATATCCCGTAGTTAAATTTTCCATCTGCGTCGGCAATCAAAGGCGACCAGGTGGTGCTGGTGAGGAATTCTACTATAGATACTTTCTGGAAAAATAGGAAAGATTCTTCAATTAAGATGCCGATAATTGCAAAGGTAACTCCTACCGAGGAAAGCGCCGCTAAAAATAACACAAACTCAATAGCCT contains:
- the pstC gene encoding phosphate ABC transporter permease subunit PstC, which translates into the protein MTERPLQLPSKQAQLSSKLVRDLREKAIEFVLFLAALSSVGVTFAIIGILIEESFLFFQKVSIVEFLTSTTWSPLIADADGKFNYGILPLISGTLVTTAVALLLAVPLGTIAAIYLSEFAKPRVREVVKPALELLAGIPTVVYGYFAFLFVTPLLQKVYPDLPGFNMLSAGLVIGVMIIPYVSSLSEDAMRAVPVNLREGSYAMGATRLQTALRVVLPAAISGISAAYILGISRAVGETMVVAIAAGGQPNLTWNPTEPAQTITAYIVAVSLGDLPYGSLEYETIFAAGLTLVLMTLVFNIGGHFLRKRYREIY